The following proteins are co-located in the Flavobacterium sp. CECT 9288 genome:
- a CDS encoding nitroreductase family protein, with product MELIDILKWRYAAKAMNGEKVSQEKIDAILEAAILAPTSSGLQPFEIMVVTNQEIKEKIRVIGWNQSVITDCSHLLVFAAWDTYTTERINTMFDLTNEIRGFKNEGFENYRQMLLNSYPQKDPEINFQHAARQAYIAFAMAIAAAAFEGVDTTPIEGFDPDALDEILGLREKGLRSCVILPVGYRDAKNDWLADLVKVRKSKSDLVTFID from the coding sequence ATGGAATTAATAGATATATTGAAATGGAGATATGCCGCAAAGGCAATGAACGGTGAAAAAGTTTCACAAGAAAAAATTGATGCCATTCTAGAAGCTGCTATTTTAGCACCAACATCAAGTGGTTTACAGCCTTTTGAAATAATGGTAGTTACTAATCAAGAGATTAAAGAGAAAATAAGAGTTATAGGATGGAATCAATCAGTAATTACAGATTGTTCACATTTGCTTGTTTTTGCTGCTTGGGACACATATACTACAGAGCGTATCAATACCATGTTTGATCTTACAAATGAGATTCGTGGTTTTAAAAACGAAGGATTTGAAAATTACAGACAAATGCTTTTAAACAGTTATCCACAAAAAGATCCAGAAATTAACTTTCAACATGCAGCAAGACAAGCGTATATTGCTTTTGCAATGGCAATTGCAGCGGCTGCTTTTGAGGGTGTAGATACCACGCCTATTGAAGGTTTTGATCCTGATGCTCTTGATGAGATTTTAGGTTTAAGAGAAAAAGGACTTAGAAGTTGTGTTATACTGCCTGTAGGTTACCGTGATGCTAAAAATGACTGGTTAGCAGACTTGGTAAAAGTCAGAAAGAGTAAATCAGATTTAGTTACTTTTATTGACTAA
- a CDS encoding inorganic phosphate transporter, with amino-acid sequence MDFTLLIVIIVLALIFDYINGFHDAANAIATVVATKVLSPFQAVVWAAFFNFLAYWVFGFGVADTVAKTANTLEIDLVVILAGVIAAIIWNLFTWWQGIPSSSSHTLIGGFAGAAIAHALAVHGFSGYTVGAGADMHTAYWYDTVNWYTPGKDGGFPSGVLVIIAFIVLAPLLGALMSYLISIWLLNASKKSIYPKIFTVCLMLLTIWFVESQMVYYADIKKPRFDSHFWSVVFESHNIKWFLVAFIILTVSGFGLLFSSLNLHQSTAWLKKMQLLSSAAFSLGHGGNDSQKVMGIIAAAVTVYIQTSGLSQESLPDWLDVVLPNDEGVFKMPEWIPLACYSAIAAGTLSGGWKIVKTMGSKITKVTSFEGVAAETAGALTLYFTEHFKVPVSTTHTITGSIIGVGLTKRVSAVRWGMTVSLIWAWVLTIPISAILAAIIYYMFRIFI; translated from the coding sequence ATGGATTTCACCTTACTTATAGTTATCATTGTATTGGCTTTAATCTTTGATTACATCAATGGTTTTCATGATGCTGCCAATGCAATAGCTACAGTTGTTGCAACAAAAGTTTTGTCGCCATTTCAAGCTGTAGTTTGGGCTGCTTTTTTTAACTTTTTAGCCTATTGGGTTTTTGGTTTTGGTGTAGCAGATACAGTTGCAAAAACAGCCAACACACTCGAGATTGATCTTGTTGTAATATTAGCAGGTGTTATAGCAGCAATTATTTGGAATTTATTTACTTGGTGGCAAGGTATTCCATCTAGTTCATCACATACCCTTATTGGAGGTTTTGCAGGGGCAGCCATAGCTCACGCTCTTGCTGTTCATGGATTTTCAGGTTATACGGTAGGTGCTGGAGCCGATATGCATACCGCATATTGGTATGACACAGTAAATTGGTATACACCAGGTAAAGACGGCGGTTTTCCGTCAGGTGTATTAGTGATTATTGCTTTTATTGTACTAGCGCCATTATTAGGAGCGTTGATGTCTTATTTAATATCAATTTGGCTTTTAAATGCTTCTAAAAAAAGTATTTACCCAAAGATTTTTACAGTTTGTTTGATGCTATTGACGATTTGGTTCGTAGAGTCTCAAATGGTGTATTATGCTGATATTAAGAAGCCACGTTTTGACTCACATTTTTGGAGCGTAGTATTTGAATCTCATAATATTAAATGGTTTTTAGTTGCATTTATAATTTTAACGGTGAGTGGTTTTGGTTTGCTATTTAGTAGTTTGAACTTGCATCAATCAACAGCTTGGTTAAAAAAAATGCAGTTATTATCATCCGCAGCATTTAGTTTAGGTCATGGAGGTAATGATTCACAAAAAGTTATGGGTATTATTGCTGCTGCGGTAACAGTTTACATTCAAACCAGTGGGTTGAGTCAAGAAAGTCTTCCAGATTGGTTAGATGTGGTTTTACCAAATGATGAAGGTGTTTTTAAAATGCCAGAATGGATTCCTCTAGCTTGTTACTCTGCAATTGCTGCTGGAACATTAAGCGGTGGCTGGAAAATTGTGAAAACAATGGGGTCTAAAATTACTAAAGTTACTTCTTTTGAAGGAGTTGCTGCAGAAACCGCTGGTGCATTAACCTTATATTTTACGGAGCATTTTAAAGTTCCTGTGAGTACTACACATACAATTACAGGTTCTATTATTGGTGTTGGATTAACAAAAAGAGTATCAGCTGTGCGTTGGGGAATGACCGTAAGTCTTATTTGGGCTTGGGTA
- a CDS encoding DUF4494 domain-containing protein: MSNIWYECKVKYRKTDETGGQKITTEPYLVDAISYTEAESRINEEMAAYISEEFKITNIKVANYAEIHPFENADRWFRSKVSLVAYDEESGKERKTNMYMLVQANDVREAYDNTITIMKGTMGDYTIPAVSESAIMDVFPYFSGDEGELEQLERFNALKASKPDSTTEIEDHMEFIAEAEEETTA; this comes from the coding sequence ATGAGTAATATTTGGTACGAATGCAAAGTAAAATATAGAAAAACAGATGAGACTGGTGGTCAAAAAATTACGACTGAACCGTATCTGGTTGATGCTATATCGTATACAGAAGCCGAAAGTAGAATTAATGAAGAAATGGCAGCGTATATTAGTGAAGAGTTTAAAATCACCAATATTAAAGTGGCTAATTATGCAGAAATCCACCCTTTTGAAAATGCAGACAGATGGTTTCGTTCTAAAGTTTCACTAGTTGCTTATGATGAAGAGAGCGGAAAGGAACGCAAGACAAATATGTACATGCTAGTTCAAGCCAATGATGTACGTGAAGCCTATGACAATACAATAACAATTATGAAAGGAACCATGGGCGATTACACCATTCCTGCCGTATCTGAGTCAGCTATTATGGATGTTTTTCCTTATTTTAGTGGTGATGAAGGTGAACTTGAGCAATTAGAACGATTTAATGCTTTAAAAGCTTCAAAACCAGATTCTACAACAGAAATAGAAGATCACATGGAATTTATAGCCGAAGCAGAGGAAGAAACGACAGCTTAA
- a CDS encoding homoserine kinase, whose translation MNEIKIFCPATIANLSCGFDVLGLCLDTAGDEMVIRKSAVKGIRITKIVGADLPLETEKNVAGVSALAMLEAVETEFGFEIEIYKNIKAGSGIGSSAASAAGAVFGINELLGRPFTRKELVVFAMQGEKLASGNAHADNVAPALLGGFTLVRSSNPLDIIKIESPSELFATVIHPQIELKTSDARSVLKQTVSLKSAVIQWGNVGGLIAGLYTQDYELIGRSLHDEIIEPLRSVLIPGFDLIKKTAYEHGALGSGISGSGPSIFALSKGIETANNLATAMSAVFEKMNVPYEIHVSKVNDEGMKIIL comes from the coding sequence ATGAATGAAATAAAAATATTTTGCCCAGCTACAATTGCTAATCTCTCTTGTGGCTTTGATGTATTAGGATTGTGTCTTGATACAGCGGGTGACGAAATGGTCATCAGGAAATCTGCGGTAAAAGGGATTCGCATTACTAAGATTGTAGGTGCTGATTTACCATTGGAAACCGAAAAAAATGTTGCCGGAGTCTCCGCTTTGGCGATGCTGGAAGCGGTTGAAACCGAATTTGGTTTTGAAATCGAAATTTACAAAAACATCAAAGCCGGAAGTGGAATTGGGAGCAGTGCCGCGAGTGCAGCGGGTGCTGTTTTTGGAATTAATGAATTATTGGGACGCCCATTTACACGTAAAGAATTGGTTGTATTTGCGATGCAAGGCGAAAAGTTAGCCAGTGGAAATGCACATGCAGATAACGTTGCTCCTGCTCTACTAGGTGGTTTTACATTGGTAAGAAGTTCAAATCCGCTGGATATTATAAAAATAGAAAGTCCATCTGAATTGTTCGCCACCGTGATCCATCCTCAAATTGAGTTGAAAACATCAGATGCTCGGTCGGTTTTAAAACAAACCGTTTCCTTAAAAAGTGCCGTCATCCAATGGGGAAATGTAGGCGGGTTGATTGCTGGTTTATACACACAAGATTATGAATTAATAGGCAGATCCTTGCATGACGAAATCATAGAACCCTTGCGCAGTGTGTTGATTCCTGGATTTGATTTAATCAAGAAAACGGCCTACGAGCATGGCGCATTAGGTTCAGGAATATCAGGTTCAGGTCCTTCTATTTTTGCTTTAAGCAAAGGTATAGAAACTGCCAATAACTTAGCAACAGCTATGAGTGCCGTATTTGAAAAAATGAATGTACCCTATGAAATTCACGTTTCAAAAGTAAATGATGAAGGAATGAAAATAATTTTATAA
- the hutH gene encoding histidine ammonia-lyase has protein sequence MDNTHYISTEMLTLETINKIIKENKFLALSDEAKINIQNCRTYLDKKMVSQIEPIYGINTGFGSLCNVKISNENLSKLQENLVQSHACGTGDEVPKEIVKLMLLLKIQSLSYGNSGIQLETVERLLSFYNNNILPVIYTQGSLGASGDLAPLAHLSLPIIGQGEVYYKDQKVEAAVVLKEFDWEPIVLKSKEGLALLNGTQFMSAYGVYALLKSNTLSFFADFISAVSLEGFDGRIEPFNELIHFVRPHKGQIITAKNMVHFLSGSEIIKQPKIHVQDPYSFRCIPQVHGASKDVFEYVKKIFTTEINSVTDNPNIFIDEDQIISGGNFHGQPLAMALDFMAIALSELGSISERRTYQLISGSRGLPAFLVDNPGLNSGLMIPQYAAASIASQNKQLATPASVDNIVSSNGQEDHVSMGANAATKALRVVVNLERILAIELLNASQALEYRKPLKSSVLIENFIESYRAVVPLITEDRILHYDILKTVAFLNTYPVENNLLTMA, from the coding sequence ATGGATAATACACATTATATTAGCACTGAGATGCTTACGCTTGAAACTATAAATAAAATTATCAAAGAGAATAAATTTTTAGCCCTGTCAGATGAGGCAAAAATTAATATACAAAATTGTAGAACGTATTTAGACAAAAAAATGGTGTCTCAAATTGAGCCTATTTATGGTATAAACACGGGGTTTGGTTCATTATGCAATGTGAAAATTTCTAATGAAAATTTGTCTAAACTTCAAGAAAACTTAGTGCAATCTCATGCTTGTGGAACAGGAGATGAAGTTCCAAAAGAGATTGTTAAGCTAATGTTGTTATTAAAAATACAATCTCTAAGTTATGGGAACTCCGGTATTCAACTAGAAACAGTTGAAAGATTACTATCTTTTTACAACAATAATATTTTACCCGTAATTTATACGCAAGGCTCTCTTGGAGCTAGTGGTGACTTAGCACCATTGGCGCATTTATCTTTACCAATCATTGGTCAAGGTGAGGTTTACTACAAAGATCAAAAGGTTGAAGCGGCAGTGGTTTTAAAAGAATTTGATTGGGAACCTATTGTATTGAAATCAAAAGAAGGATTAGCATTGTTGAATGGGACTCAATTTATGAGCGCTTATGGAGTTTATGCTTTGCTTAAATCCAATACTTTATCTTTTTTTGCGGATTTCATAAGTGCTGTATCTCTAGAGGGTTTTGATGGAAGAATAGAGCCTTTTAATGAGCTCATTCATTTTGTTAGACCTCATAAAGGGCAGATCATTACAGCAAAGAACATGGTTCATTTTCTGTCAGGTAGTGAAATTATAAAACAGCCCAAAATTCATGTACAAGATCCCTACTCGTTTAGATGTATTCCACAAGTTCATGGAGCTTCAAAAGATGTTTTTGAATATGTAAAAAAAATATTCACTACTGAGATTAATTCGGTAACCGATAATCCTAATATATTTATCGATGAGGATCAAATAATTTCAGGAGGGAATTTTCATGGACAGCCTCTTGCCATGGCACTTGATTTTATGGCAATTGCCCTTTCAGAATTAGGTAGTATCTCTGAGCGTAGAACCTATCAATTAATATCAGGCAGTAGGGGATTGCCGGCATTTTTGGTTGATAATCCGGGTCTTAACTCAGGTCTTATGATCCCGCAATATGCGGCAGCTAGTATTGCAAGTCAAAATAAGCAATTGGCTACGCCAGCAAGTGTTGATAATATTGTTTCCAGTAACGGTCAAGAAGATCATGTAAGTATGGGAGCTAATGCAGCTACAAAAGCACTTCGTGTTGTTGTTAATTTAGAACGTATTTTAGCCATTGAACTCCTCAATGCATCACAAGCACTTGAATACCGAAAACCTTTAAAGTCAAGTGTTTTAATAGAAAATTTTATAGAGTCATATCGCGCTGTGGTGCCTTTGATTACTGAGGATAGAATTCTTCATTACGATATTTTAAAGACAGTAGCTTTCTTGAATACTTATCCAGTTGAAAATAATTTGTTAACAATGGCTTAA
- the thrA gene encoding bifunctional aspartate kinase/homoserine dehydrogenase I, with product MKVLKFGGTSVANAQNIKLMMSIVKIQSQDQQILVVVSAFSKVTDMLQLASQKAAHGDENYKKILVEIEKKHLDVLKELIPIQEQSGLLSHVKRIINHLETLLDGCYLLGELSARTSDTILSFGELLSSFIISEGMQQIIPNSGYKDSRELIKTNADFGKATVNFEVTNKLINEFFESNDKQVVVMPGFIAASLDGINTTLGRGGSDYTAAILAGALNVKELEIWTDVNGMFTANPKIVKQAKPIAYISYQEAMELSHFGAKVLYPPTIQPVLRKNIPILIKNTFEPEAEGTYISNQITASSNPVKGITHIDAITLITLEGSGMIGVSGSSKRLFEVLSHHKINVIFITQASSEHSICIGILNSDAALAENAINAAFEIEILQNKVNPCIVEQNLCIIALVGENMKNHQGLSGRMFSTLGKNNVNIRAIAQGASERNISAVINERDVKKALNVLHENFFEENTKQLNLFVMGVGNVGEKFIEQIHQQKKFLKEKLKINLRIIALSNSRKMYFDEDSISLKDWKFVLETGEEANQNLFFEQIKNLNLRNSIFVDITANESVSQTYEHYLKNNIAVVTCNKIACASGYENYKKLKKLSRQYNAPFLFETNVGAGLPIIDTVKNLVASGDKVNKIQAVLSGSLNFIFNNFDENNTFHNVVKEAGVQGFTEPDPKIDLSGIDVARKILILIRESGYKMEIDEITNESFMPAECLETTNNEAFFKSLQTHAAHFETIYKEALSKESRLKYVAQFEDGKANVGLRFIPKDHPFYNLEGKDNIVLFFTDRYVDQPLLIKGAGAGAAVTASGIFADVIRIGNI from the coding sequence ATGAAAGTACTCAAATTTGGAGGCACTTCTGTGGCCAATGCGCAAAATATAAAATTGATGATGTCCATTGTCAAGATTCAATCCCAAGATCAACAAATCCTTGTAGTAGTATCTGCTTTTAGCAAAGTTACTGATATGCTGCAACTTGCTTCACAAAAAGCCGCTCATGGAGATGAAAATTACAAAAAAATTCTTGTTGAAATTGAAAAGAAACACCTTGACGTTTTAAAAGAACTCATCCCTATTCAAGAGCAAAGCGGTTTGCTAAGCCACGTGAAAAGAATTATTAATCATCTTGAAACTTTACTTGATGGTTGCTACCTTTTAGGTGAATTATCTGCTAGAACATCCGATACAATTTTAAGTTTTGGTGAGTTGCTTTCTTCATTTATCATATCCGAAGGAATGCAGCAAATAATCCCAAATAGTGGTTACAAAGACAGTAGGGAATTAATCAAAACCAATGCTGATTTTGGAAAAGCAACGGTAAATTTTGAAGTAACAAATAAACTGATTAATGAATTTTTCGAGTCAAATGATAAACAGGTAGTTGTAATGCCAGGTTTTATTGCTGCTTCATTAGACGGAATCAATACAACTTTAGGTCGCGGAGGATCTGACTATACGGCAGCTATTCTTGCGGGCGCACTTAATGTAAAGGAACTTGAAATTTGGACTGATGTTAACGGAATGTTTACCGCAAACCCTAAAATTGTAAAACAAGCTAAACCCATAGCATACATTTCCTATCAAGAGGCCATGGAGTTATCCCATTTTGGCGCTAAAGTTTTGTATCCGCCAACAATACAGCCTGTTTTAAGAAAAAACATTCCTATTTTAATCAAAAATACTTTTGAACCAGAAGCCGAAGGAACATACATTTCGAACCAAATTACAGCATCATCCAATCCTGTAAAAGGAATCACACATATTGATGCCATTACATTGATTACACTTGAAGGATCTGGAATGATTGGTGTTTCTGGTTCTTCTAAAAGGCTTTTTGAAGTATTATCGCATCATAAAATAAATGTAATTTTTATTACCCAAGCTTCATCTGAGCATTCTATTTGTATCGGGATTTTAAATTCAGATGCAGCTTTAGCCGAGAATGCAATCAACGCCGCATTTGAAATTGAAATTCTGCAAAATAAAGTTAATCCATGTATTGTTGAACAAAATCTTTGTATAATAGCCTTAGTTGGCGAAAATATGAAGAACCATCAAGGTTTGAGCGGTAGAATGTTTAGTACTTTAGGTAAAAATAACGTTAACATCAGAGCAATTGCTCAAGGTGCTTCGGAAAGAAATATTTCAGCTGTAATTAACGAAAGAGATGTAAAAAAAGCATTAAATGTTTTACACGAAAACTTTTTTGAAGAAAACACAAAGCAACTCAACTTATTTGTAATGGGCGTGGGTAATGTAGGTGAAAAATTCATTGAACAAATTCACCAACAAAAGAAATTCCTTAAAGAAAAATTAAAAATTAACCTTCGCATTATAGCCTTGTCAAATTCCCGAAAAATGTATTTTGATGAAGATAGTATTTCTCTTAAAGATTGGAAATTTGTATTAGAAACGGGAGAAGAAGCGAACCAAAATCTGTTTTTTGAACAAATTAAAAATCTGAATTTACGCAACAGTATTTTTGTTGATATTACTGCTAATGAGAGTGTATCACAAACGTATGAACACTATTTAAAAAACAATATTGCCGTTGTAACCTGCAACAAAATTGCTTGTGCATCTGGATACGAAAACTACAAAAAATTAAAAAAATTATCAAGGCAATACAATGCGCCTTTTCTTTTTGAAACTAATGTAGGTGCAGGTTTACCCATTATTGATACCGTAAAAAATCTAGTTGCTTCTGGCGATAAAGTCAATAAGATTCAAGCTGTTTTATCAGGAAGTTTGAACTTTATTTTTAATAATTTCGATGAAAATAACACTTTTCATAATGTAGTTAAAGAAGCTGGTGTACAAGGATTTACAGAGCCAGATCCAAAGATAGATTTGAGCGGAATTGACGTAGCTAGAAAAATATTAATCTTGATTCGTGAAAGCGGTTACAAAATGGAAATTGACGAAATTACAAACGAATCGTTCATGCCTGCTGAATGTTTGGAGACAACTAATAATGAAGCTTTTTTCAAATCCTTACAAACACATGCGGCACATTTTGAAACTATTTATAAAGAAGCGTTAAGCAAAGAATCACGATTAAAATATGTGGCGCAATTTGAAGACGGAAAAGCTAATGTTGGTTTAAGATTCATTCCGAAAGACCATCCGTTTTACAATTTGGAAGGAAAAGACAATATTGTATTGTTCTTCACAGATCGTTACGTAGACCAACCCTTATTAATCAAAGGTGCTGGCGCGGGAGCTGCGGTTACCGCTTCGGGGATTTTTGCAGATGTAATAAGAATTGGAAATATATAA
- a CDS encoding GNAT family N-acetyltransferase → MSIHFRKANQTDATAIWTILQHAILRRKNDGSTQWQDGYPNPEIVNNDILKGAGYVLVQDQTIIGYTAVYINDEPAYENIQGKWLTNNDFLVVHRIAIGESQTGKGLAKMILKYVEELALEKNIYSIKADTNFDNLPMLHLFENLDYQYCGEVFFRGSPRKAFEKILKP, encoded by the coding sequence ATGAGTATTCATTTTAGAAAGGCAAATCAAACAGATGCTACTGCAATTTGGACCATTTTGCAACACGCTATTTTGCGAAGAAAAAATGACGGAAGCACACAATGGCAAGATGGTTATCCCAATCCAGAAATTGTAAACAACGATATTTTAAAAGGCGCTGGGTATGTTTTAGTACAAGATCAAACTATCATAGGCTATACAGCAGTATATATTAATGATGAGCCTGCTTATGAAAATATTCAAGGAAAATGGCTGACAAATAACGACTTCCTGGTGGTACACCGCATTGCCATTGGCGAAAGCCAAACAGGAAAAGGACTTGCAAAAATGATTTTAAAATATGTTGAAGAACTAGCACTTGAAAAAAACATCTATAGCATAAAAGCAGATACCAACTTTGATAACCTGCCTATGTTGCACCTCTTTGAGAATTTAGACTATCAATATTGCGGCGAAGTTTTTTTTAGAGGAAGTCCTCGAAAAGCTTTTGAAAAAATACTAAAACCGTAA
- the thrC gene encoding threonine synthase, producing the protein MKYYSLNHNAPKVSFKEAVIQGLASDKGLYFPETINPLTTAFFETIENLSNEEIAFEAIQQFVGDAIPETTLKQIIAETLCFDFPIVEIEKNIYSLELFHGPTMAFKDVGARFMSRCLGYFNKDKVDSKNTVLVATSGDTGGAVASGFLGVKGVEVIILYPSGKVSDIQERQLTTLGQNIKALEVDGVFDDCQDMVKKAFLDESLQHKNLTSANSINIARWLPQMFYFFFAYKELKKHNKSLIFSCPSGNFGNICAGIIAKKMGLPIEHFVAATNVNDTVPRFLENGIYNPKPSKATISNAMDVGNPSNFIRIQEMYQNDLEQFKKDFSSFTFSDAETLTAMKTIYDTNGYIAEPHGAVGYLGLKKELENYPNAIGVFLETAHPIKFLDTVESALNITLPIPIQIETVLGKEKVSVKIKTYEDLRNFLK; encoded by the coding sequence ATGAAATACTACAGTTTAAACCATAACGCACCCAAAGTTTCTTTCAAAGAAGCTGTAATACAAGGATTAGCATCTGATAAAGGATTGTATTTTCCAGAAACCATTAACCCGTTAACAACTGCTTTTTTTGAAACCATCGAAAATTTAAGCAACGAAGAAATAGCTTTTGAAGCGATTCAACAATTTGTAGGTGATGCAATTCCAGAAACCACTTTAAAACAAATCATCGCTGAAACATTATGCTTTGATTTTCCTATTGTCGAAATTGAAAAAAACATTTACTCTCTTGAATTGTTTCATGGTCCAACAATGGCTTTCAAAGACGTAGGAGCGCGATTTATGTCACGTTGTTTGGGGTATTTCAATAAAGATAAAGTCGATAGTAAAAATACGGTTTTAGTTGCCACCTCTGGCGATACAGGTGGTGCTGTCGCCAGTGGGTTCCTTGGGGTAAAAGGCGTTGAAGTTATTATACTATATCCATCGGGTAAAGTGAGCGATATTCAAGAACGACAATTGACCACTTTGGGACAAAATATTAAAGCGCTAGAAGTGGATGGCGTTTTTGATGATTGTCAAGATATGGTAAAAAAAGCGTTTTTGGACGAAAGTCTACAACATAAAAACTTAACCTCAGCAAATTCCATCAATATTGCGCGTTGGTTGCCGCAAATGTTTTATTTCTTCTTTGCTTATAAGGAATTAAAGAAACATAATAAATCTTTAATTTTCTCTTGTCCAAGTGGGAATTTTGGGAATATTTGCGCAGGGATTATTGCAAAAAAAATGGGATTACCCATTGAACATTTTGTAGCTGCAACGAATGTAAATGATACCGTTCCGAGATTTTTAGAAAACGGAATTTACAATCCAAAACCTTCCAAAGCTACAATTTCGAATGCGATGGACGTAGGAAATCCAAGTAATTTTATTCGAATTCAGGAAATGTACCAAAATGATTTGGAGCAATTCAAAAAAGATTTTTCTTCGTTTACGTTCTCTGATGCTGAAACTTTAACAGCCATGAAAACCATTTATGACACCAACGGTTATATTGCAGAACCTCATGGAGCTGTGGGCTATCTTGGTTTAAAAAAAGAATTAGAAAATTATCCAAATGCAATAGGTGTTTTCTTAGAAACTGCACATCCTATAAAATTTTTAGACACTGTAGAATCAGCATTAAATATTACATTACCCATACCAATCCAAATAGAAACTGTTTTAGGTAAAGAAAAAGTGAGTGTTAAAATTAAAACGTATGAGGATTTGAGAAATTTTTTAAAATAA
- a CDS encoding DUF47 domain-containing protein, which yields MNINNFFQFLVPKDKKFFPLFEEASSNLIEIAINLHEAVNLPFKEREILFQKIDLLEQKGEDITRQTNLELSRNFITPFDREDIHSLITAIDNVADNLHGAASRMRLYQVDKITKSIRKLTEINLEACQNIDIAIRELRDLKKMKNITDACVRINKLENKSDNVYDKAVLDLFENETDAKNIIKYKEVLSVLETATDKCKSVAAVLESISVKHS from the coding sequence ATGAACATTAATAATTTTTTCCAATTTTTGGTTCCTAAAGACAAAAAGTTCTTTCCACTTTTTGAAGAAGCATCTAGTAATTTAATTGAAATAGCTATAAATTTACATGAAGCTGTAAATTTACCTTTTAAAGAGCGTGAGATCCTTTTTCAAAAAATAGATCTTTTAGAACAAAAAGGAGAGGACATTACACGTCAAACAAACCTTGAGTTGAGCAGAAATTTCATCACACCATTTGATAGAGAAGATATTCACTCTTTAATTACTGCAATTGATAATGTTGCTGATAACCTTCATGGAGCAGCAAGTAGAATGCGTTTGTACCAAGTGGATAAAATCACTAAATCAATTCGTAAATTAACGGAGATTAATCTTGAAGCATGTCAAAATATTGATATTGCCATAAGAGAATTGAGAGATTTAAAGAAAATGAAAAACATTACTGATGCTTGTGTTCGCATCAATAAGTTAGAAAATAAGTCTGATAATGTTTACGATAAAGCTGTTTTAGATTTATTTGAAAACGAAACGGATGCCAAAAATATTATCAAATATAAGGAAGTACTTTCTGTGCTAGAAACAGCTACAGATAAGTGTAAAAGTGTAGCTGCAGTTCTAGAATCTATTTCTGTAAAACATTCTTAA